The genomic region TAGGGTGGGACCAGCGAGCTTGCGAGCGCCGGCCCACCAAGGGCGACGTCGTTGATGGTGGGCCGGCGCTCGCAAGCTCGCTGGTCCCACCCTACGACGAGCACGCCGGCCGCCAACGGCAGCCAACCCAGCAGACAGACGGGCTGCCAACCGGGGGCCATCATCTCCGTCAAGCTGATATGGCTCAGGAAGCCGGCCGTGCTGTGGGGAATGAATTCGCACGCCGAGCGCAGGCTGGCCAAGTCAAAGAAGTACGTTCGCAGAAAGTCGGTCTTTCCCGTGCCGTGAACCGAGACCTGCGGCACGAGAAACCTAGCGACATCGATCGCCACCGCCCCGGCGGCCACAACCGCGACCAATCCCCAACAACCGAGGCTCCGCCAATTCCGCTGCCCTGATAGGAACGAGACGACCGCCGCCGTGGCTAAGGTGACTCCAACCAGCGGTATATTGGCATACTGCACGCTTATCGCCGCGGCCGAAACGGAGCCGAGGAGAACCGCCTTGCGCAGCGAAGGACCGTTGCGGAAAGCGTTCAGGCAGACCAGGTATGCGTAGACCGCGCAAAGCCCCACACTATAAGGCCGGGCCTCGCGTGAGAAGAAAATGTACGTCGGGCAAACAGCCGCGATCGCCGCCGTGACGGCCGCACCCTGCGTGCCCAACCACGACTTGCCCGCGTACCAGGCCAGCACGACGGCGCCCATGCCGCCCAGCAACGACGGCAGGCGCAGCATCATGTCGCTATCGGAAAACTGCAGGGCCGCCCGTGCGAGCAGTGCAAAGCCCGGTGGATTGCGGTCGGAGCGGACCAGGCTCTGAAACATCTCGGCCAGCGACGGCGCCGTGCAGATATGGTACTGGATGAGCTCATCATCCCACAGATCGCGGCTGGCGTAGTTCGGCAGGCGCAGCAAGAGCGCCAGCGCGGCGATGCCGACCAGCACGAGTGCCGGACTGGTTGCTGTCGCCGCGAGCCCACGTTGCCAGCTTAAGAGCTGCTCGTGAAGAGGGCGCCCCTCGGCAACGCGCGGGCCGTAGCGGGTTGCGGGGCCGGTGATCGACATGACAGCTCTCGTGGTACTCTCGGACCCTGTACGCGGTTTCCGCGGGCGGCGGATGTTAACCGCTACGTTGTAGGACGGCAACCTCACTTTCGCCGTAGGGTGGGACCAGCGAGCTTGCGAGCGCCGGCCCACCGTAATCGACGCCGCCAACGGTGGGCCGGCGCTCGCAAGCTCGCTTGCCCCACCCTACGTTGCGAAAAATTTTCTCAAGTCCCGCCGGGCGGTCGTCCGATAAGGGTGCCACCTCTCCACGCAGATCAGGGACGATCGCCGATGCGCATTCTTCTCAATGGTGGCCCTATGCTGGGACGCCTGACCGGCATCGGTCAGTATGGCCTTTCGCTGCTCAAGGCGCTGATGTCGCTCTCCGGCGACGCCGATTTGGAGGCGATCGGCGTCTTCGACGGGCGACAAGTGCTGGCCCCCGAAGAGTTCCTGAGCCGGCTGGCGACACAAGCCGATCCAGGTCGCAATCAGCGCATCAAGTCGGTCGTCCGGAGAATCTGGCCAAGCTGCCGCGACTGGGCCGATCGCGTGCGGCGTTTTCACCTGAATCGCGAAACGCGGCACGCTCAGTGGAACGTGTTTCACGAGCCGAACTTCGTCTCGCCGCAGTCGGCGTTGCCGTTGGTGACCACCGTCCACGACATGAGCTACCTGCGATACCCCCAGTTCTTGCCGCGAGACCGGCTCGCCTGGCTGCGCCGCAAGATGGGGCAAACCTTGTCTCGCTCGCGGGCCATCCTGGCCGACAGCCACTTCACTCGCGAGGAACTGCTGGAGCTTTGCCCGGCGGTCGATCCGCAGCGCGTGATCGTCACGCAGCTCGGCGTCGATTTCGATTATTTCAACAGCCCCCTTCATGCCGAGCGTGTCGCCGACGTACGGCGCCGCCTCCAGTTGCCGCGGCAATTTGTCCTCTATCTAGGAACGCTCGAGCCGAGGAAGAACCTGCAAGGGCTGATTCGGGCCTACGCCCTGTTGCCGGCCGAGGTGCAGCAAGCCTACCCGCTGGTGTTGGCGGGCATGCCGGGCTGGAACCAGGCCTATTTCCGCCGCGAACTGGCGGAACTGCGGCATCGCGGCGTTCTGCACGAGGTGGGCTATGTGGCCCAGGACGATGTGCCGGCCTTGATGCGGGCCGCCAGCGTGTTCTGCTTCCCCAGCTTTTACGAGGGTTTTGGCCTGCCACCGCTGGAAGCCGCGGCTTGCGGTACGCCGGTGGTTTCGAGCCGGGCCGCCTCGTTGCCCGAAGTGCTCGGCGAGGCTGCCGTCTACGTCGATCCCCATTCGCCGGACGACATTCGGGCCGCCTTGGAGCGCGTGCTGGAAAGCGAATCGCTGCAGCGGCAGCTTCGGCAGGCGGGTCCGGCGAGGGCCGCCCTGTTCCGCTGGGACGACTGTGCTCGGCGCACCGTGCAAGCATATCGAACCGCAGCTTAACGCAAAGGCAACCACGATCGTGATCATCAAGCCGGGTGTTCGAGACTCCGTTGGCAATGCGGGACCGCACTTCCCGCTGGCGCATGCCAGTGGCGTGCAAACCATCGACGACGCAATCGCGCTCGACCCATGTCCCGTCTTATCGCTGGGCCTGGGCGCTTTGCTCAAGCGGGTCGTCGACTTCACCGGCGCCTTGGCACTGCTGGCGGTGATCGGAATTCCCATGTTGATCGTGGCAGCCGTGGTGCGGCTGACGAGCGCCGGACCCGCGATCTACACGCAAGAACGGGTCGGGCGTGGCGGCCGCCGGTTCATGCTGCTCAAGTTCCGCACCATGCGGCTCGACGCCGAGGCCAAGACCGGCCCGGTCTGGGCCCAGGAGCACGATCCGCGGCGGACGGCCTTCGGCGCGTTTTTGCGGCGCTGGAGCATCGACGAGCTGCCGCAGTTGATCAACGTGCTCAAAGGCGAGATGAGCCTGGTCGGGCCGCGGCCCGAGCGGCCCTATTTCGTCGCCCAGTTTTCGCAGCAGTTCCCGGATTACATGCAGCGGCACGGCGTCCTGCCCGGCCTTACCGGTTGGGCCCAGCTCAACGGGCTGCGCGGCAACACCAGCATCAGCATGCGGCTCGATTTTGACCTGTACTACATCCGGCGTTGGTCGATATGGTTCGACCTCTATATTCTGTTCAAGACTCCCCTCCGTATGCTGGCGGAAAAGAATGCTTACTGAGAGGTTGTCCGAAAACTCCCCGTGGGGCGGCCTTCCTAGGCCGTCTGAGCCAAGCGACGGCCTGGGAAGGCCGCCCCACGAGCGCACGCGATATGGCACACTGGCCGCGGCAGTTTTGCTGGGCGGTTTGTGCCAGCTCTACATTGTTTCCAGTTCGCCCATTATCGCCAAAGACGGCATCGGCTTCATCCGCATCGCCAAGTCGCTGGCCATCGATCCGGTGACGACGCTTCGCGTAGAAGACCAGCATCCCGGCTACCCGGCGATGTTGCTCGGTTGCGAGCGTGTCTACCGCTGGCTCACCGGCCGCGACGAGTTCGACAGCTTTCTTGCCGCCACGCGGCTGGCGTCGGGCACCTGTGGTTTGCTGTCCATCGTGTTTCTCTGGCTCTTTGCCCGGCGGCTTTACAACGAGCGGATTGCGAACGTCACGGTGCTGCTGGCGGCGGTCTGGCCGCTGTTGCGTCTGAACGCCAGCGACAGCCTGAGCGACACGCCGCACTTGATGTTCTATCTGGCCGGCGCTTGGCTGGCGATCGAAGGATTGCGAAGCCGGCGGATCGGCTGGTTCGCGGCGGCGGGACTGGCGAGCAGCCTGGCCTTTGCGGTGCGGCCCGAAGGGCTGCTGGTCGGCGTCGCCACAGGACTCGCCGTGGCCTGGGAGTTTTGCCGCGAGCGCTGCGCTTCGCGGCTCAAGGCGGCGCTGACGATCGCCGGAGTGCTTGCCGCCGCGTCGTTGGTCGTCGTTCCCTATGCCTTGTTGGCCGGGAAAATCACCAGCAAAAAGCTGCCGTTTCGTCACACGGTCTCGGAACACGAGCGGGCGATGGCCTCGGTCGAGCCCACCACGGGACTGCTCGCCGAACCGGCTCCGGGGAGCACCTTGCCCGACGAATTCCGCCGGCCATCGGCGTTTGCCGGCGTGATGGGCCTGGCCATTTTCGAGCTGGCGCGCGAGCTGGCCCAAGGGTTCTATTATTTGGCCATGGTTCCGCTGGCGGTCGGAACCTTTGGGCCACGCCGTCCCAAGCCGAATCGTCCGGCGTCGGTGATGCACGTTCTGCTGATGAACGGGCACGCCGCTTTGTTGCTGTTGCTGTACCTGACCGCGGGTTATATCAGCCACCGTCACATATTGCCGTTGGTGGCGTTGATGTTGCCGACGGCGGCGGCGGGCGCGGTCTGTCTGGCCGAAGAGGCTTCGCAGAGGCTGAGCTTTATGCGTTCGCCGCGCGGCGCGCTGGCCGTTGTGGTTTTCCTGTTCTATGTGGGGTTGGTGCCCAAGTGCCTGAAGCCGCTGCACACGGTTTATGCGCCGATCTACGAGGCGGCGGAGTGCGTGAAGCGCGAGGCGAAACCAGGCGACAGTGTGTTGGCGAGTTCCAGCTATGTGCGGTTCTATGCCGGTCTTCCGGGCATCGTGGTCGGTTCAGAAGCGCCCAACTTGCCACTCGGGTTGTACTTCGCCCCCGACAAGAAGCAGTGGCCCTTCCTCGTCCTGGAAGTCGACGACCGCTCGTTTGACCGCGATGCGCTGTGTGGACCGGGCGGTCGATACGATCAGATTCTCGAATTGCCGGCCCACCCGCGCCGGCCGTGGGCCAAGGTCGTGGTGCTTCATGCGCGGCAGCAGCGCCTTGGGCGTAGAGTGGGACCAGCGAGCTTGCGAGCGCCGGCCCACCGTCGTTAAGCATCAGGCGTCAGGCATCAGGCGCCAGCCGGCACGCAACTGGTCGGGCGAGGCCGTGCCGGTGGTGCCGAGTTGCTGCACGGTGACCGAGGCCACCAGGTTGCCCAGCGCGGCCGCTTCCGTTGCCGAACCGCCGGAGAGCAGCGCAGAGAGAATACCCGCCGTGGCGCTGTCGCCCGCGCCGACAATGTCGATCGGGCCGCTGACCGGACAACCGGGCACATGAGCGACCGACGCGGGCCCCTTGAAGCCCACCGCCAGCATGCCCGACTCGCCGACCGTGCAAAACAGCGGCCGGCCCGTGTGCCGGCTGAGGGCCACGGCGGCGTCGCGGGCAAACGCCAGGTCGCCCGTTGCCGAGCGCTCGTCGCGGCCGAGCGATCGCAGGCACTCGCCGACGTTGGGCTTGAGCAGCCCAAAGTGAAACTGGCCGATACGCTGGCGGCTGTCGACCAGCACGATCTTATCGGGGTCCGCCCGGCAGAGCGACGCGAGGTGCTCGCGCACGCCCGTGGTCATCACGCCCCGGTTCTCTTCGTTCACCTGGTCGAGCACCGCCAGTCCGTCGGCGCTCTGAAACACGTCGGTCAGGTGTTCAACCAGGCGTGCCTCGGTTTCGCGGCCGAGCGGGGCGTTGTTGCGCAGATCGATGCGGTTCAACTCGCGCCACGTGCCCGCGGCGTCGCGGCGCATCGGCTTGGTGTAGGTGGGCGTGAGGCGGACCGGGTCTTGCATGATGTGCCCCGCATCGACCGGCAGCTTGTTCAGCTCTTTCAGCAAATCGTAGGCCTGGCCGTCGTCGCCGAGAACGGTGACGGGCACGAGCCGGCCCACGCCCAGGGCCGCCAGATTGTTCATCACCGTGCCCAGCGCGCCGGGGCTGTTGCGGACGCGCGTGATCTGATAGGCCTCCAGGCCGGTTTCGATCGATGTTTCGACCAGGTCGGGATCGAGCCAAAGATATCGGTCGAGAAAAAGGTCGCCCACCAGGCCGATCGTGAGACGTGGCAGCGTGGCGAGCACCGAGTCGAGCCGCTCGAGCGAAAGCATCGGTCGATTTTGGATTTTGGATTTTTGGATTTTGGATCGACAAAATCCAGCGTGCAGTCAACGTGGAGTGCGATTCTACACGATTGCCGACCCGGCCGCACAGCCGAAGGCAGTGCATGCGGTTGAAAAGCAGCGCTTTTATGCCGCAGCCGACCTCGAATAGCGGCACTAGCTGTGGTCGGCGAAGTACTCGTCGGAAGCGATGAAGCCGGCGATCACGTCTTCGTTGGTCAGGCCCTGTTCGAAGGCCGTCACCCAACCATCGATCTCGCTTTGGGTGGGCAAGCGACCCAAGAAGATTTCATAGTCCTCCTTGACCTGATCGCCCTCACGCTCGGCGCTGGCCGCGAAGCCCAAGGCCACCGACGACCGCGCCGCGCCGCCCGCCAACGCGGCCACCCAGTAGGTCTCGCCCTGCACGTCGGGAGAACGGCCCAGCAGGTCGAAATACATGTGGTCGACCCAGGCCTTATCGGTGCCGCCGCTGTGCTGATAGTATTCGGGCGATCCGATGAACTGGGCTTCCAACTGCTCGTCGGTCAGGCCGGCGCGCATTTGCAGGTCCCAGTACTGCAACCCGCTGCTGTCCGGGGAGCGGCCCAGGAAGTGTTGATAGGCCCGCGAGATGACGTCGTCGTAGTATTCGTCGCTGTGCGTGAGCGTCATGGCAAACGTCGTCCGCGACATACCGTTGTCGAGCGCGTTTACGAAGCTGGCCAGCGAAGCCTGATCGGGCTGGCGGCCCAGCACCTGCTCGAACGCGGCCTGAACGTAGAGCGACTGCGCGTTGCCCTGGGCCGGCTCAATGTGAATCGAGGCGCTGGCCTGCGCGTTGTCTTCGAACGATGGCTCGTTCGACGCGTTAACCGTGGCGGTGTTGGTTAACGTGCCCACGTCGTTGACCGTGGTCTGGCCGATGATGTGAACGCTGATCAAGCCGCCGGGCTGCAAGTTCGCTCCCGGCAGCAGCTCCAATTGCTGTTGACCGATTTGGCCCACGATCTGGAAGAACTCCGCCGAGCCCTGAGTGGGGTCGAGTCGCCAGAAGATGTCGTTGCCCGGCCCGGCCGACAACTGGTCGGTGAGCGTCGCGTTTTGCGGTTCGAGGCAGCCTTGGTTGAAAATCTGGATGGTGAAGCCGGCGATCTGCCCGGCGACGACCTGCGTCTGGTCGGCCGTCTTGCTGACGTCGAGATCGACGTTGTGCAGCGTGATCGTGGCGCTGGCCTGGGCGTTTTGGTCGTTGGCCGGCTCGTTCGCCGCGTTGACGGTCGCGGTATTGACCAACGTGGTCGTGCAGGGCGGCAGGTTCGGGTCGACGTCGTTCAGGCTGGTCTGCCCGGTGAGGTGGACGCTGATGCTCGCGCCGGCCGCCAGCGCATTCACCGACGAAGCCAACGTGAGCACCTGATGGCCGACCGGCCCCGTAATGGTGAAGTCGCCCGGATTCGTACCCGCCGCAAAGCCGTTGCCCGACGAGTCGATCTGCCAGTTGACGTCGGCGGCGACGCCCGGCGGCAAGGCATCGTTGAGCGTGACGCCGGTCGCGGTGTTGGCGCCTTCGTTCAACAGCTTGATCGTGAAGCCGGCGATCTGCCCGGCGTCGATCGACTGCTGATCGGCGATCTTTAAGACGACCACCTGGGCCTGCCCCGGCGGAACGACCTTCTGCGGTTCGTCGTCAAACTGGCTCGCCTGGGGCGGATTGTTCGCGTCGCCGCTGTAGACCGCGATCCATTGATAGGTTCCCGTCTGCGTAGGCACAGGGCCGCCCGGATTGTTCCCCATGGTCACGTCATAAAGAGCATACGGGTGAGCGGGATCGATGGTGACCGTATCGGTATAGACGTTGTTGCTGTCGGTGGCGTTGGGCGTAACGCCCGGAGCGAACAAGTAGAAGGTGATGGTGCCCGTCGGATTGATGCCGCCCTGCAGTTGGGCTGAATCATAGAGCTTGCCGCCACTGCCGAGGTGCAGCGTGCCGCCTTCGAAGGTGCTGATGGCGGGCGGCGAAGTGGAGACCTCCGGCTCGTCGCCGAAATTGCTCTCCGCCGACGCGTTGTTGGCATCGCCGCTGTAGACGGCCACCCACTGATAGGTGCCAATCGCCTGTGGCACATGACCGCCCGGATTGCTTCCGCTGGCGGTGCTGTAGCTGCCGTTGCCGTTGATCGTGACGCTGTCGCTATAGATATTGTTGCTATCGTCGGCGGCCGGCGTGACGTTCGGAGCGAACAGATAGAAGGTGATCGTGCCGTTGGGATTGCTGCCACCGGCGAGCGTGGCGGTGTCGGTGAGCGGCTGGCCGCTGCCGAACACAACTGACGGCCCGGGGACCGTGGTGATCGTGGGAGCCGAGGGGACGACCTTCTGCGGTTCGTCGCCAAATTCGCTTGCCTGCGGCGGATTGTTCGCGTCGCCGCTGTAGACCGCGACCCATTGATAGGTTCCCGTCTGCTGAGGCACATGGCCGCCCGGATTGTTCCCCTTCGTCACATCATAAAGAGCATAGGGGTTGGCGGGATCGATGGTGACCGTGTCGGTATAGATGTTGTTGCCGTCGGTGGCGTTGGGGGTCACGCCTGGTGCGAACAAATAGAATGTGATCGTGCCCGTCGGGTTCATGCCGCCTTGCAGTTGGGCCGAATCATAGAGCTTGCCGCCGCTGCCCAAGTGCAGCGTGC from Pirellulales bacterium harbors:
- a CDS encoding glycosyltransferase family 39 protein; amino-acid sequence: MSITGPATRYGPRVAEGRPLHEQLLSWQRGLAATATSPALVLVGIAALALLLRLPNYASRDLWDDELIQYHICTAPSLAEMFQSLVRSDRNPPGFALLARAALQFSDSDMMLRLPSLLGGMGAVVLAWYAGKSWLGTQGAAVTAAIAAVCPTYIFFSREARPYSVGLCAVYAYLVCLNAFRNGPSLRKAVLLGSVSAAAISVQYANIPLVGVTLATAAVVSFLSGQRNWRSLGCWGLVAVVAAGAVAIDVARFLVPQVSVHGTGKTDFLRTYFFDLASLRSACEFIPHSTAGFLSHISLTEMMAPGWQPVCLLGWLPLAAGVLVVGWDQRACERRPTINDVALGGPALASSLVPP
- a CDS encoding glycosyltransferase family 1 protein; translated protein: MRILLNGGPMLGRLTGIGQYGLSLLKALMSLSGDADLEAIGVFDGRQVLAPEEFLSRLATQADPGRNQRIKSVVRRIWPSCRDWADRVRRFHLNRETRHAQWNVFHEPNFVSPQSALPLVTTVHDMSYLRYPQFLPRDRLAWLRRKMGQTLSRSRAILADSHFTREELLELCPAVDPQRVIVTQLGVDFDYFNSPLHAERVADVRRRLQLPRQFVLYLGTLEPRKNLQGLIRAYALLPAEVQQAYPLVLAGMPGWNQAYFRRELAELRHRGVLHEVGYVAQDDVPALMRAASVFCFPSFYEGFGLPPLEAAACGTPVVSSRAASLPEVLGEAAVYVDPHSPDDIRAALERVLESESLQRQLRQAGPARAALFRWDDCARRTVQAYRTAA
- a CDS encoding sugar transferase — encoded protein: MIIKPGVRDSVGNAGPHFPLAHASGVQTIDDAIALDPCPVLSLGLGALLKRVVDFTGALALLAVIGIPMLIVAAVVRLTSAGPAIYTQERVGRGGRRFMLLKFRTMRLDAEAKTGPVWAQEHDPRRTAFGAFLRRWSIDELPQLINVLKGEMSLVGPRPERPYFVAQFSQQFPDYMQRHGVLPGLTGWAQLNGLRGNTSISMRLDFDLYYIRRWSIWFDLYILFKTPLRMLAEKNAY
- a CDS encoding glycosyltransferase family 39 protein, whose amino-acid sequence is MSENSPWGGLPRPSEPSDGLGRPPHERTRYGTLAAAVLLGGLCQLYIVSSSPIIAKDGIGFIRIAKSLAIDPVTTLRVEDQHPGYPAMLLGCERVYRWLTGRDEFDSFLAATRLASGTCGLLSIVFLWLFARRLYNERIANVTVLLAAVWPLLRLNASDSLSDTPHLMFYLAGAWLAIEGLRSRRIGWFAAAGLASSLAFAVRPEGLLVGVATGLAVAWEFCRERCASRLKAALTIAGVLAAASLVVVPYALLAGKITSKKLPFRHTVSEHERAMASVEPTTGLLAEPAPGSTLPDEFRRPSAFAGVMGLAIFELARELAQGFYYLAMVPLAVGTFGPRRPKPNRPASVMHVLLMNGHAALLLLLYLTAGYISHRHILPLVALMLPTAAAGAVCLAEEASQRLSFMRSPRGALAVVVFLFYVGLVPKCLKPLHTVYAPIYEAAECVKREAKPGDSVLASSSYVRFYAGLPGIVVGSEAPNLPLGLYFAPDKKQWPFLVLEVDDRSFDRDALCGPGGRYDQILELPAHPRRPWAKVVVLHARQQRLGRRVGPASLRAPAHRR
- a CDS encoding PfkB family carbohydrate kinase, yielding MLSLERLDSVLATLPRLTIGLVGDLFLDRYLWLDPDLVETSIETGLEAYQITRVRNSPGALGTVMNNLAALGVGRLVPVTVLGDDGQAYDLLKELNKLPVDAGHIMQDPVRLTPTYTKPMRRDAAGTWRELNRIDLRNNAPLGRETEARLVEHLTDVFQSADGLAVLDQVNEENRGVMTTGVREHLASLCRADPDKIVLVDSRQRIGQFHFGLLKPNVGECLRSLGRDERSATGDLAFARDAAVALSRHTGRPLFCTVGESGMLAVGFKGPASVAHVPGCPVSGPIDIVGAGDSATAGILSALLSGGSATEAAALGNLVASVTVQQLGTTGTASPDQLRAGWRLMPDA
- a CDS encoding DUF4214 domain-containing protein translates to MASFPASSGSSFFRRVSKKKAVPSRKRGWKSHRPLLAEALEGRWMLDANVAADPNNVSLSTAPGGTVVLGSSVKMSDMATLTGGSSPTGTITFYLFAPGVTPAADHSNNVYSDKVTVSGDGNYSTSTGTNPGGAMPAKIGTFQWLAVYSGDAHNQSVSSTLGDEPQTVVSPPAISTFEGGTLHLGSGGKLYDSAQLQGGMNPTGTITFYLFAPGVTPNATDGNNIYTDTVTIDPANPYALYDVTKGNNPGGHVPQQTGTYQWVAVYSGDANNPPQASEFGDEPQKVVPSAPTITTVPGPSVVFGSGQPLTDTATLAGGSNPNGTITFYLFAPNVTPAADDSNNIYSDSVTINGNGSYSTASGSNPGGHVPQAIGTYQWVAVYSGDANNASAESNFGDEPEVSTSPPAISTFEGGTLHLGSGGKLYDSAQLQGGINPTGTITFYLFAPGVTPNATDSNNVYTDTVTIDPAHPYALYDVTMGNNPGGPVPTQTGTYQWIAVYSGDANNPPQASQFDDEPQKVVPPGQAQVVVLKIADQQSIDAGQIAGFTIKLLNEGANTATGVTLNDALPPGVAADVNWQIDSSGNGFAAGTNPGDFTITGPVGHQVLTLASSVNALAAGASISVHLTGQTSLNDVDPNLPPCTTTLVNTATVNAANEPANDQNAQASATITLHNVDLDVSKTADQTQVVAGQIAGFTIQIFNQGCLEPQNATLTDQLSAGPGNDIFWRLDPTQGSAEFFQIVGQIGQQQLELLPGANLQPGGLISVHIIGQTTVNDVGTLTNTATVNASNEPSFEDNAQASASIHIEPAQGNAQSLYVQAAFEQVLGRQPDQASLASFVNALDNGMSRTTFAMTLTHSDEYYDDVISRAYQHFLGRSPDSSGLQYWDLQMRAGLTDEQLEAQFIGSPEYYQHSGGTDKAWVDHMYFDLLGRSPDVQGETYWVAALAGGAARSSVALGFAASAEREGDQVKEDYEIFLGRLPTQSEIDGWVTAFEQGLTNEDVIAGFIASDEYFADHS